From Microcaecilia unicolor chromosome 11, aMicUni1.1, whole genome shotgun sequence, the proteins below share one genomic window:
- the DNAJC8 gene encoding dnaJ homolog subfamily C member 8: protein MAASEGGIPADVEEAFQTFYTEVKQIEKRDSVLTPKQQIERLVRPGSSYFNLNPFEVLQLDPEATEEEIKKRFRQLSILVHPDKNQDDPDRAQKAFEAVDKAYKLLLDSEQKKRILDVIQAGREYVEHTMKEKRKQLKKEGKPTDLPEDDSELFKQAVYKQTMKLFAELEIKRKEREAKDMHERKRQREEEIEAQEKSKREREWQKNFEESRDGRVDSWRNFQAHKKGKKEKKNRTFLKPPKVKMEQRE, encoded by the exons ATGGCGGCTTCCGAAGGTGGGATTCCTGCGGATGTGGAGGAGGCCTTCCAGACTTTCTATACTGAG GTAAAGCAAATAGAGAAAAGAGATTCTGTTCTGACACCAAAACAACAAATTGAAAGACTGGTGCGGCCTGGCTCCTCTTATTTCAACTTGAATCCTTTTGAA GTACTCCAGCTGGATCCTGAAGCTACAGAGGAAGAGATCAAGAAGAGGTTCAGACAG TTATCCATTTTGGTTCATCCGGACAAAAATCAAGATGATCCAGACCGAGCACAGAAAGCTTTTGAAG CTGTGGATAAAGCATATAAGCTACTGTTGGACTCTGAGCAGAAGAAGCGGATTTTGGATGTGATTCAGGCTGGGAGGGAATACGTAGAGCACACT ATGAAAGAGAAAAGGAAGCAgctaaaaaaggaaggaaagccAACTGATTTGCCTGAAGATGATTCTGAATTG TTCAAACAAGCTGTGTATAAGCAGACCATGAAGCTGTTTGCAGAGCTGGAgatcaaaagaaaagaaagagaagcaAAAGACATGCATGAAAG GAAAAGGCAGAGGGAAGAAGAGATTGAGGCACAAGAAAAATCAAAACGGGAGAGAGAGTGGCAGAAGAATTTTGAG GAGAGCCGAGATGGGCGTGTGGACAGCTGGAGAAATTTCCAAGCACAcaaaaaagggaagaaagagaagaaaaacagaaCCTTTCTGAAGCCCCCCAAAGTGAAAATGGAGCAGCGAGAATGA